DNA from Candidatus Woesearchaeota archaeon:
CAAGCCAGGAACTCATTGCTTCACCACGGCACTTCTTGTTTTTTCCCACTGTGTCACGGCGAGGTGCGCCAACCGTGATGCTTCGCCAGTGTACGTTGCCGGAGTAAGCTTTGCAAGCCGCGCTCTATTGTCGTCGGAAAGCGGAAGTGATTGGACAAGGGCGCGATAGCCATCGCGCGTTAACAAATGCCCACGTGTCTGGTCTTTGATGAGGTCATACGCGCCGACATGCCTTTCTTTTCGCATCACAGTCTGCACTGCTTCAGTGAGCACGGCGTAATCTGCTTCGAGGTCTGCTGTCATTTTTTCATGGTTTGGCGCAACTTTTGCAAGGCCGCGCGTGAGGCACACAAGCGCATCATACGACCATGCCAAGACCGTGCCGATATCGCGCTTTACCGTCGAATCAGACAGGTCGCGCTGGAGCCGCGAAACAGAAATTGAGTACATGGCTGTCAGGAGAGCGTTGCTTTTTTTCAATGCACCTTCGGCGTGCTCGAAGTCGATGGGATTTACTTTGTGCGGCATGGTCGATGAGCCAACTTCGCCTGCCGTTGGCTTCAACAGAAGATATGAATCGGAAATATACCGCCATGTGTCTTGCGCAAAATCCAACATGATAGTGTTGATGCGCTGATAGCACTGCAACATTTCGACGAGTGAATCGCCGGGCTCGACTTGAGTGGTCAGATAGTTTGGCAACAAGCCGAGTGAGCGGACAAATTGTGAAGAAAGATGCAGCCAGGGAACATTGGGCGCAGCAATCAGATACGCGTTGTGATTCCCTGTTGCGCCATTGAGTTTTCCGGTAAGCTGAAATTCGGAAAGCGTGACGAGCTGACGCCGAAGCCGGTCAAGAAACACCGCCATTTCTTTGCCCAGTGTTGTTGGGCTTGCCGGCTGGCCATGGGTACGCGCGGGCATGGCAAGGTCTTTGTATGTTTCTGCGAATGAGGCGAGGGAATCGAGAAACGAAACCATCGCCGGAACATACACCTCATCTCGAAAGCCGTGCATGCTCATGCCGAGCGCGAGATTTTTCGCATCTTCTGACGTCAAGCCAAAGTGCACCATTTCGAGCACATCGCCGATGCTTGGCTGGTTGTCCTCTATTTTGATGCGGAGAAAATATTCGATTGATTTGATATCGTGATTGGTTTTTGGAATGG
Protein-coding regions in this window:
- the purB gene encoding adenylosuccinate lyase — protein: NTSMEPTHPLMAIASVDGRDRHTTEPVANYFSEYATMRGVLRVEVEYLIMLGDQRVCRAMTDQEKAFLRGLVSGFTLDDAIIINDIEREGYHDERRTIPKTNHDIKSIEYFLRIKIEDNQPSIGDVLEMVHFGLTSEDAKNLALGMSMHGFRDEVYVPAMVSFLDSLASFAETYKDLAMPARTHGQPASPTTLGKEMAVFLDRLRRQLVTLSEFQLTGKLNGATGNHNAYLIAAPNVPWLHLSSQFVRSLGLLPNYLTTQVEPGDSLVEMLQCYQRINTIMLDFAQDTWRYISDSYLLLKPTAGEVGSSTMPHKVNPIDFEHAEGALKKSNALLTAMYSISVSRLQRDLSDSTVKRDIGTVLAWSYDALVCLTRGLAKVAPNHEKMTADLEADYAVLTEAVQTVMRKERHVGAYDLIKDQTRGHLLTRDGYRALVQSLPLSDDNRARLAKLTPATYTGEASRLAHLAVTQWEKTRSAVVKQ